From a region of the Bacteroidia bacterium genome:
- a CDS encoding S8 family serine peptidase yields the protein MRRIIFLCLLLPVISEAATKFWVTFTDKAGTPYSISNPSAFLSLRSIQRRANQGIPVTADDLPVNPSYVTQVLATGAVTLNYTSRWFNAISITTSDAGALTAIAALPFVSGVNPVFRMRRDDGFSELDFNGTLRSAPELPPVPMAYNYGSSYNQINQVNGVCLHNMGYHGEGMRIAVLDDGFMNVNTIAAFDSIRINNQILGTKDFANPGGNVYSVGGHGTMVLSCMAAFVNNQIVGTAPKAEYYLIRTEDAVTEYLVEEDNWVAGAEYADSAGADIICTSLYYTQFDDASQNHTFLDMDGQTTICARAANFTARVGMLTFCCAGNSGQTAWLRIGTPSDADSAFAVGAVNGSGNLASFSSRGPSADGQVKPDICAQGVSAVVVNSGGNLTTANGTSFSTPICAGAAACLWQYRPSFTNMQIRSAIWASSSQYLSPDSLKGYGIPDFCLAGMLVTNQEEVKDPGMFIFPNPADENLFVLLKGFSGAEHLQILDPAGRVVLERDLQSPLTSLDISLIPPGFYFVSCGNRVHIFIKTN from the coding sequence ATGAGACGAATTATATTTCTTTGTTTACTGCTTCCTGTGATCAGTGAAGCCGCTACCAAATTCTGGGTTACCTTTACTGATAAAGCCGGAACTCCTTATTCTATTTCTAATCCTTCCGCCTTTTTATCGCTGAGGTCCATTCAGCGAAGAGCGAACCAGGGTATTCCTGTCACGGCCGACGACCTTCCGGTTAATCCTTCTTATGTTACTCAGGTGTTAGCCACCGGCGCGGTAACGCTCAACTACACTTCACGCTGGTTCAACGCCATTTCCATTACCACTTCTGATGCTGGAGCGCTCACTGCAATTGCGGCACTCCCTTTTGTGTCAGGCGTAAATCCTGTTTTTAGGATGAGGAGAGATGATGGATTCAGTGAGCTGGATTTCAATGGTACATTGCGGTCAGCACCGGAACTGCCCCCTGTGCCTATGGCTTATAACTATGGCAGTTCTTACAACCAGATCAATCAGGTGAATGGTGTTTGCCTTCATAACATGGGTTATCATGGAGAGGGCATGCGTATTGCGGTGCTTGACGATGGTTTTATGAATGTGAATACGATTGCTGCATTCGACAGCATACGAATCAATAATCAGATACTGGGTACCAAAGATTTTGCAAACCCTGGCGGCAATGTGTATTCGGTAGGCGGACACGGTACGATGGTACTCTCTTGTATGGCTGCCTTTGTGAATAACCAGATTGTCGGCACAGCACCCAAAGCAGAATATTATCTTATCAGAACGGAGGATGCCGTAACGGAATATCTTGTGGAGGAGGACAATTGGGTGGCGGGGGCAGAATATGCGGACAGTGCCGGTGCAGATATTATCTGTACATCACTTTATTACACACAATTCGATGATGCATCTCAAAACCACACTTTTTTGGATATGGATGGTCAAACAACCATCTGTGCACGAGCTGCCAATTTTACCGCACGGGTGGGGATGCTCACATTTTGCTGCGCCGGTAATTCCGGACAAACCGCCTGGCTGCGTATCGGAACGCCATCCGATGCAGATTCTGCTTTTGCTGTGGGTGCCGTGAACGGAAGCGGAAACCTGGCTTCATTCAGCTCCCGTGGCCCCAGCGCAGACGGACAAGTTAAACCCGACATCTGTGCCCAGGGGGTCAGCGCTGTAGTTGTAAATTCGGGCGGAAACCTTACTACCGCTAACGGTACCAGTTTTTCAACGCCGATCTGCGCCGGTGCAGCGGCCTGCCTGTGGCAATACCGCCCCTCATTCACCAATATGCAAATCCGCTCTGCAATCTGGGCCAGTTCCTCCCAGTACCTCAGTCCCGATTCACTGAAAGGGTATGGCATTCCGGATTTTTGTCTGGCCGGCATGCTGGTTACAAACCAGGAAGAGGTGAAGGATCCGGGTATGTTTATTTTTCCGAATCCAGCGGATGAAAATCTGTTTGTTCTGCTGAAGGGATTTAGCGGCGCAGAACACCTGCAAATCCTGGACCCGGCCGGCAGGGTGGTGTTGGAAAGGGATCTGCAGAGCCCGCTTACCTCATTGGATATTTCTCTGATTCCACCGGGGTTCTATTTTGTTTCATGTGGGAACAGGGTACATATCTTTATTAAAACCAACTGA
- a CDS encoding acetyl-CoA C-acyltransferase, with product MEETFIINGVRTPIGNLGGALAAVRTDDLAAHVLAGLLRRNPGLDPSCISDVIMGCANQAGEDNRNVARMALLLAGYPHTVPGQTVNRLCASGMAAAMDASRMIKVGEAELAVAGGVENMTRGPWVISKSASAYGRDQQMFDSSFGWRFINPKMKEIYGVDGMGDTAENLCMRDNIARQDQDAFAAWSQEKAVKAQNFGRLQKEIIPVSVPQRKGDPIVFSRDEFIKEKTTVQALSLLRPAFKKDGSVTAGNSSGLNDGAAALLLASGSAVKKYGLKPMARVISSGAVGVEPKFMGIGPVEASYLALKRAGLTMAQMDIIELNEAFAAQALACTRAWGLKDQDNRINVNGGAIALGHPLGMSGTRILLSAAMELKERNKRYALATMCIGVGQGYAVVIENAE from the coding sequence ATGGAAGAAACGTTTATCATAAATGGTGTTCGCACTCCCATCGGAAATCTTGGAGGTGCGCTTGCTGCGGTAAGAACGGACGATCTGGCGGCGCATGTGTTGGCCGGCCTCCTTCGCCGGAATCCGGGCCTGGATCCTTCCTGTATTTCTGATGTTATTATGGGATGCGCCAACCAGGCAGGAGAGGATAACAGGAACGTTGCACGTATGGCTTTGCTACTGGCAGGTTATCCGCATACCGTACCGGGTCAAACTGTGAACCGGCTTTGTGCTTCAGGCATGGCGGCGGCAATGGATGCATCACGGATGATAAAGGTAGGAGAGGCCGAACTGGCCGTTGCCGGAGGTGTCGAGAATATGACAAGGGGCCCCTGGGTGATATCTAAATCTGCATCTGCGTACGGACGCGATCAGCAAATGTTTGACTCCTCCTTCGGATGGAGATTCATCAATCCTAAAATGAAGGAAATCTATGGGGTGGACGGTATGGGTGATACCGCGGAGAATCTTTGCATGAGAGATAATATCGCACGTCAGGATCAGGATGCTTTCGCCGCATGGTCTCAGGAGAAGGCTGTAAAAGCTCAGAACTTCGGCCGGCTGCAGAAAGAAATTATTCCTGTTTCAGTCCCGCAAAGAAAGGGAGATCCTATTGTTTTCTCCAGAGACGAATTTATTAAAGAAAAAACCACAGTACAGGCACTGTCCTTACTCAGACCTGCGTTCAAAAAGGACGGATCTGTTACAGCGGGCAATTCTTCCGGACTTAATGACGGTGCAGCCGCTTTACTTCTGGCATCGGGCAGCGCGGTAAAAAAATACGGGCTTAAACCAATGGCACGTGTCATCTCGTCCGGTGCAGTGGGAGTGGAGCCTAAGTTCATGGGTATTGGTCCCGTGGAGGCATCTTATCTTGCACTGAAAAGAGCAGGACTTACCATGGCCCAGATGGATATTATTGAACTGAATGAAGCCTTTGCTGCTCAGGCTCTGGCCTGTACCAGAGCGTGGGGATTAAAAGACCAGGACAACAGGATCAATGTGAATGGCGGAGCCATTGCACTGGGTCATCCTTTGGGTATGTCCGGCACACGGATACTTCTTTCCGCTGCAATGGAACTTAAGGAGAGGAATAAACGATATGCCCTGGCCACGATGTGCATTGGCGTAGGGCAGGGTTACGCTGTAGTAATTGAAAATGCAGAATGA
- a CDS encoding hotdog fold thioesterase, translating into MNNKDLAGRVVSAMFENDPFSRWLGIECVSVDPGTCVLRMKVRKEMLNAFAIAHGGITYCLADSALAFASNSHGRKSVSVETSITHTKSLKEGELITATTEELSRTNKFGVYLIRITDSRNEAIALFRGTVYITSKEWFEEK; encoded by the coding sequence ATGAACAATAAGGATCTTGCCGGCAGAGTGGTTTCAGCCATGTTCGAAAATGATCCGTTCAGTCGGTGGCTGGGAATCGAATGTGTTTCCGTTGATCCAGGTACATGTGTACTGCGGATGAAAGTCAGAAAGGAAATGCTGAATGCTTTTGCCATCGCACACGGAGGCATCACTTATTGTCTGGCCGATTCTGCGCTGGCCTTCGCTTCCAATTCTCACGGAAGGAAATCAGTGTCAGTGGAAACTTCCATAACTCATACCAAAAGCCTGAAGGAGGGAGAATTGATTACCGCTACTACTGAGGAATTGAGCCGGACAAACAAGTTCGGTGTTTATCTGATCAGGATCACCGACTCACGGAATGAAGCGATTGCACTTTTCAGGGGAACGGTTTATATTACATCTAAAGAATGGTTTGAGGAAAAATGA
- a CDS encoding 3-hydroxybutyryl-CoA dehydrogenase yields MKVGIVGSGAMGSGIARVAAEAGEEVFLFDSNKEALQRAGMNLFEAFKAQVEKGRLPAGDADIILKRIFPVSSLKDLASCDLIIEAVVEDIGVKHQVFRELEAVVARQCILATNTSSFSIAGISSACVVKERVIGLHFFNPAPVMPLVEVIPGILTVENLSSLCIELMKKWNKIPVLAKDMPGFIVNRVARSFYGESIRILEEGIASVATVDYAMKTFGGFRMGPFELMDFIGNDINFRVTESVWTQFFYEPRFKPSVTQKRLFEAGLYGKKSGRGYYNYASGSDRPQPDTDPELGRRIADRVIVMLINEAAEALYSGLASKDDIELAMTKGVNYPKGLLHWCDELGADAVCRQLRTLHEAYGEERYRPSLLLKIMTAERKKFFS; encoded by the coding sequence ATGAAAGTAGGAATCGTTGGATCGGGGGCAATGGGCAGCGGGATTGCCCGCGTAGCGGCGGAAGCCGGCGAGGAAGTATTCCTGTTCGACAGTAACAAGGAGGCACTTCAGCGTGCCGGCATGAATCTCTTCGAAGCCTTTAAAGCACAGGTAGAAAAAGGTCGGCTGCCGGCGGGGGATGCGGATATTATCCTGAAAAGAATTTTTCCGGTTAGTTCTCTGAAGGATCTCGCCTCCTGTGACCTGATCATTGAAGCGGTAGTGGAGGATATAGGGGTGAAGCATCAGGTCTTTCGTGAACTGGAAGCCGTGGTTGCCAGGCAGTGTATCCTTGCTACCAATACAAGTTCTTTTTCTATTGCCGGGATTTCATCGGCTTGTGTGGTGAAAGAACGGGTGATCGGCCTTCACTTTTTTAACCCGGCCCCCGTAATGCCCCTCGTAGAAGTGATCCCGGGAATACTGACGGTGGAAAATCTATCTTCCCTTTGTATAGAACTGATGAAAAAATGGAATAAAATTCCTGTACTGGCCAAAGATATGCCGGGATTCATCGTGAACCGTGTGGCCCGCAGTTTTTACGGAGAGAGTATCCGCATCCTTGAGGAAGGTATTGCCTCTGTGGCAACGGTTGATTATGCAATGAAAACGTTTGGAGGTTTCAGGATGGGACCATTTGAACTGATGGATTTTATTGGTAACGACATTAATTTCAGAGTCACGGAAAGTGTGTGGACGCAATTCTTTTATGAGCCCAGATTTAAACCATCTGTTACACAGAAGAGATTATTCGAAGCGGGTTTGTATGGAAAGAAATCCGGAAGGGGATATTATAATTATGCGTCGGGTTCCGACCGCCCGCAGCCGGACACGGATCCTGAATTGGGGAGACGCATAGCGGACAGGGTCATTGTGATGCTGATCAATGAGGCCGCTGAAGCGCTTTATTCCGGATTGGCGTCGAAGGATGATATTGAACTGGCGATGACCAAAGGAGTGAATTACCCCAAGGGTCTTCTCCACTGGTGCGACGAGCTCGGTGCAGATGCAGTTTGCCGTCAGCTGCGTACACTGCATGAAGCGTATGGTGAGGAGCGCTACCGGCCTTCTCTCCTGCTGAAGATTATGACAGCTGAACGAAAGAAATTTTTCTCATGA